CTTTGGAGTCGAGCCAAGTTCAACTGCAACAACGGGAAACAACACAAGCCCAAAAAGCCGAGTTAGAAACTGAACTCAACCAACTGCAACAAGTCCAAGCCTTTGAGAATATTCAATTACAAAGTTTGCAAGTTGTCCAGCACCAGCGCCAAAATTGGCAACAACAACTGGATTTTGTCAGGCAACAACATCAAAATTTAACTCAAGATGGCGATCGCTTGCAACAAGAACAGTCAGCAGTTCAAAGTCAGTTATCAGATTTAGAAGCCATCTTAAATCAGGAAACGGAAATTAAAACTGGCTTTACAGACTATCAAACTCTGCAAGCTCAAGAAGAAGCTTTTGCCACTAAATTTCAAGAATACACCCGTGCAACGGCATTACTGCAACAAAAGCAACAGCAACTAACTAGCCAAATTCACGAACTAGAAAGGCAACTGCAACAAGTTCAAGGACAATTAGTTGCATTAGAACAACAAGAGCCAGAAATTCAGCACACTCTCAATAAATCGGCGGATGTCGAAGCGGCTTTAACCCAACTTACCGCAGCTCGTCGCCGGGTGACTGATTTAGATGAACTGCAAATGCAAGTTTCTCCTTTGTTGCAGCAACGGCAAAACCTCCAAAGTCAACTGGATAGAGTTCATGCAGGTTTAGTAGCACGTCTAGAACAGTTACAAGCTACAGAAAACCAACTGCAACGCTCTTCACAACGTCAACCGCAACTGCAACAAGCGGCGAGAGACTTGGGAATCCAAATTGAGCAAATGGAGAAAGACAAAGTTTATCTGCAACGAGTCCAGGAAAAAGGGCAGGAAAGACGGCATTTTATGGAACGTCTGCAAGCTCAACAACGGGAATATGAAAGATTATTGGGTGAATTGGAGCAAAAACTGCAAATGCTTCGCACCCCGGATGCAATTTGTCCTCTGTGTGAGCGTCCTTTAGATGAACATCATTGGAATCGCGTTGTAGATAAAACTAAAGATGAGTACAAGGATACTGAGGGGCAATTGTGGGTATTCCGGGAACAATTAGCAGTTTCAGACCGAGAAATTCAGGTACTGAGGCAGGAATATCGGGAAATCTTCCAAAAGTTATCACCTTATGACTCTTTACGAGAACAAAGAGGTCAATTAGCTGCACAACTGCAATCTACCAGTGATGCTGACCAACAATTACAACAACTAGCTGCGGAAAAAGAACATTTAGAGCGATCGCTGCAAGTGGGTGATTACGCCCCTGACAAACAAGCAGAATTGCGACAATTAGAAGCATATTTACAACAACTGAATTATAATGAGCAAGACCATGCTTTGGCTAGAAGTGAAGTAGAGCGCTGGCGATGGGCAGAAATTAAACAAGGGCAAATTAAAGACGCAGCCAAGCGACAAGCTCAAATAGCCGCCCGCAAACCAGAATTACAAGCAACGATTTCCCAATTACAGACTCAAATCCAGCAGGATCAGACTGATTCTGACTGCGCTCAAGAAATTACTCAACTTCAGCGTCAGATTGTCGAAATCGGTTACAGTTCAGAGCAACACAACAGCCTGCGCGTAGCTGTACGCCAAGCCCAATCTTGGCAATTACGTTATCAACAACTTTTATCAGCGCAGCAGCAGTTTCCCCAACTCCAGAAACGATGGCAGGATTTAGAGGCTTCGAGAAGCGAGAGATTACAAGAGCGGCAAAAACTGGTTACTCAAATTGAAAGTATTACTCAAGAGTTAGCCCAATCAGCTAATCCCACTGAGCAAATCAACGCTTTAGAGCAGCAAATTCAAAGCCGCCGACGGCAACTTGATGAGAAAATCGCGAGTTTGGGGCGTTTAGAACAGTTGATGCTGCAATTATCAACGCTGCAAAATCAGTATGAACAACAGCAGCAGCAATTACAATCTTGTAAGCAGGAACAACGAGTTTATCAGGAATTGGCGCAGGCGTTTGGTAAAAATGGCATCCAAGCACTGATGATTGAAAATGTGTTGCCTCAACTGGAAGCTGAGACGAATCAACTGTTATCGCGGTTGAGTGCTAATCAATTGCACGTACAATTTATTACTCAAAAATCTGGGCGCAGTAGTAAGGCGAAGAAGAAAAATGCTAAGTTGATTGATACTTTAGATATTTTAATCGCTGATTCTAGGGGGACGCGAGCTTATGAGACTTATTCTGGTGGGGAAGCATTTAGAATTAACTTTGCCATCCGTTTAGCCCTGGCGAAATTATTGGCTCAAAGGGCGGGTGCGGCGTTGCAATTACTAATTATAGATGAAGGCTTTGGGACACAGGATGCCGAAGGATGCGATCGCTTGATTGCTTCCATAAATGCGATCGCTTGTGACTTCGCTTGTATACTGACTGTAACCCATATGCCCCACCTCAAAGAAGCCTTTCAAGCCCGCATCGAAGTTCATAAAACCCAAGAAGGTTCCCAGGTAAGTTTATCAATATAGGAATCCGGTTTGATTTATGAAAAAATAAGTCCTGTAGTAGCGTGGCAAGCTTAAAATGAAGCAAAAAATTGTAGGAAACCTAACATCATGATGATCTGAAGTCTTCCCATACAAAAGCGGAAAAAACAGTTTTGGGGGGATTGACAACTGATTTTATATTTGTCATAACAAAATCGATAAGGAAGAACTATCTTAAAATAAAAAATAATTTGTAGAAATCTGAGAACTGCGGTCATATGAAAATGCCGCAGTTAACTTAAATCACTGCTTGTGCAACCCGATAGCTTACGAGTTTTTTGCCAGTGAATGGTATAAAACAGCCGACCGGATCAAGCACCGAAGAGAAAACCAAAACTATTTAATCACTCTGAGAACCATCAGGAATTATTCTTCAACCCGTTGAATATTACCTATTTTTATCCAACCTTCTTGTTCCCCTTGTGTGCGAATCTTTTGCCAACTTTTATCCTGACTTTCTTCCAGTACAATCAGTTCTTCATTAATAGCAACTCCAGCAATCCGTTCAGCATCCATGCTTGGTTGAGATCGCACACTCAATCCTTCCGGCCATGTCACAAGTCCTCGGTAAGCTCCCGGTGGTAATGTGTCCGTGGGAGTTGGGGTAGGTGTCGGTGCTGGGGTAGGTGTCGGTTTAGGTGTCGGTGTCGATGTAGTTTTTACCTCAGTCCCTTCAGGCGCTTGGGCTTGCAACGAAGGACTATCATTTGCAAACAAAGGTTTAGCTGGGGGGATGAAAGTTCGATTAATGAAATAGAGGGCAACTGCAACACCGCTACCCGTTAAAATGGCGATCGCTAAAACAAAGCCGAGTATAAATTTTAGGACATTAAAAAACATCTTTAAAACCTCATCACCAATGGTCAATAGTCAATAGTAATGCTTATATATTAACTATTGACATATCAATGATTAATTACCTAATTATTGCAGCTGTTGTGGAATGCGTTAACGTAACTTACCGAAGGTATCACTCAAAGGAGTGTGTTTCGAGGCTAAACGCGCTCTTCCAGATGCAGCCCATTCTTGTAGTTGTTGAATTTGTTCCACAGCCGTGCGCGCTAGGGGTATGATCTGGCTGGCAGCTTCGAGAATATCGTCATTAGTAAAATCGCGATTTTGACTAAATCCAATGTGCATCGCTTCAATCAAGGTTTGCTCAATCTCAGCCCCAGAAAAATCGGGCGTTTCATAAGCTAGTCTTTCAATATCATAACCTTTCAAGTTATGGGGGCGCAGTCGGGATAAATGAACGTTAAAAATTGCTTTTCTCTCGTCTTGGGTAGGTAAACCCACAAAGAAAATTTCATCAAATCGCCCTTTGCGGAGCATTTCCGGTGGTAGGGCTTGGATATCGTTAGCGGTGGCAACCACAAACACCGGGGAGGTTTTTTCGGCTAACCAAGTAATAAAAGTCCCAAATACCCGGCTAGCAGTACCTGCATCACCTTTACTACCAAGTCCCGAAAAGCCTTTATCTATTTCATCAATCCACAATACACAGGGCGCGAGGGCTTCGGCGACTTGAATCATTTGGCGAGTGCGGGATTCTGATTCACCGACTAAACCACCAAATAAGCGTCCGACATCGAGGCGTAGTAGGGGTAAATGCCAATGATGTGCGATCGCTTTTGCTGTTAAAGATTTCCCAGTGCCTTGAATACCTAATAACATTAAACCACGGGGGTGTGGTAATCCGTACTGGCGGGCTTTATCACTAAATGAGCCTCCCCGACGCAGTAACCAATCTTTGAGGTTATCCAGTCCCCCTATATCGGAAATTTGCTCAGTGGCGGGGTAAAAGTCGAGGATTTGGGTTTGGCGGATGGTTTGGCGCTTTTCCTCCAAAACCAAGTCTACATCCTCTGGTTGCAGTTCTCCGTGGGATGCGATCGCTCTGGCTAAAACCCGCCGAATCCGTTCCATCGACAGCCCTTGACAAGAGCGCACCAAGTCATCCAAAATTTTGCCAGAAAGTGAGTTGCTACCAGTGCTTTGTAGTAAGCGTTCCACCTCAGTTTTAATTTCTGGGGCGGCGGGTAAAGGGAACTCAACCACTGTGAGAACTTCGGTTAAATCGTCAGGAATGGCGATACGTGGTGACAACAAGACCAGATTTTTGGGTTGGGATTTGAGGAGTCTGGCTAAATTGCGAAGTTTGCGTGCGATCGCTACATCATCCAAAAACCGATGATAATCGCGTAAAATCAAGACAGCAGGTGCAGAGGCTGGTAACTTTTCCACAAATTCCAAAGCTTGCAACGGGTTACGCTTGCCAAAACCCGCATCATTGGGGTTTCCCTGGTAGCCATCCACAAAATCCCAAGTATATACAGGGCGATTACCTTGGTTTGCGGCTTCTTCCCGAATCGCCGTTTCTACCCGTTCCTCCTCATAAGTGGGAATATAAATCAAAGGGTAGCGGGCGCGTAGCAGCAATTTAAATTCTTCACGAAAATTCATCTACTAACTCCTATGGATAATTCATAATTTATAATTAAGAATCAGATATTAAATTTAATTATCCTGCCTGACTTGAATATGATAATTTAATTATTCTAAAATATATGGACATGGAAGAAAAAGTTTTGTTAGAAAAGTTTCGCCAAGCATATAGATCATTAGACCTATTTCCCCTGATCAATTACCAACAAGTTGAAAAGTTTCGAGTTGATTTTGCTAATCATACAATCGCTCGTTTAGAGCAAGCAGTAGAAGACGCACCTGCTAATGGCAAACTTATATTTGCTGGACATCGAGGTTGTGGTAAGTCTACGCTATTAGCCAAGTTTTCTACACAAATGATGGAACAGGGATATGTAGTTACCTTATTCTCTGTAGCTGACATGATTGAAATGTCAGATATTAATCATGTGAATATTTTGTATGCTATTACCCTAACTCTGTTAAACAAACTTCAAGAACTAAAAATTAATATTTCTCCTGACACCGAAAAGTCTTTAAGAGAATGGTTTACTACCACACAAACAGAAACAGTTACCAAAGACTTAAAATCTGAAGTAGGTCTAGGTGGCGATTTTTTCAAATTAATCACCGCGAAACTTAAAAATGAAGCGACATTTCGAGAAGAAATTAAAAAAACCTATGAACGAAAAGTTTCGGAACTAGCGAAAAAAGCTGATGAAATTGCTGCCCTGATTCAAGCACATACTCAAAAACAAGTTTTAGTAATAATTGATGATTTAGATAAACTCGATTTAAGTTTAGTAGAAGAAATTTATAAAAATAATATCAATTCTTTATTTCTACCCAAATTTAGAATCATTTACACAATTCCCATTGCGGTAATTCGTAATAATGATTTACTGGCGACATTACAATCAGTTACACCACGCGTATATTTGATGGCAGTTTGTAAGTTCTTTAAGCAAGGAGATAGCCATAAACCTGACGGAGTACCAAAGGAAGAATTAATAAACTTGTTTCTGCAAATCCTCAAAAAGCGGATTCCTGAAGAATTAATGGAACCAGATACTGCAAGGCAAATTGTCTTAAAAAGTGGTGGTGTAGTCAGAGAATTGGTGAGAATAGCTAGAGAATGTTGCTCTCAGTGTTTGCTATTAATTCGTTCTGAACCACAGCGAACCGATATCAAAATTAATGATGAAATTCTGCAATTAGCAATCAAAGATTTGCGAAATGATTTTGCTCGTCCGTTGGGCGATAAATTATATAGCATATTAGTAACAACCTACAATCATCTGACACCTCCAGACGCAAAAAGTGAAGAATTTCTTTCTTTACTACATGGATTGTCTGTACTGGAATATGAAAATGATGATTTATGGTATGACGTGCATCCCATTGTGGCAGATTTACTCAAACGTAAAAAGTTGATTTAATAATGTTAACAGATGATGTTAAAGCGGAAAATCAACGAAATTATCAGAAATTAATTGTATCCCTGGAAGCCAGCCAAGGAATTTTAAACTTGCTGATTGCGGTTTGTGATGACTCCAATTTACGAGCAAAGTTAATTCAGCAGTACGAAACTGAACTCAAACAGCAGGATTTTTTGACCTATCGCGTGAGGGTACGCAGGCAAGATCCTAGTTTACGTTATGCCTTAGCACATTTGGTAGAAACAGAGCCAGATTTACAACAAAGTGAGGCTGCTGTAATTACAGTTTTGGGAGTAGATGAACTGCTATCTGTGAAGCTAGACTCACCTAAATCAGAGCAGGATAGGTTTTTTGGCTATTTACAATGGACAAGAGAAGCACTACGAGAATTTACTTTTCCCGTTGTGTTGTGGGTAACTGAGTCAGTCTTGATTCGTTTAGCAGAACGCGCACCAGATTTTTGGAGTTGGCGGGGTGGGGTGTTTTGCTTTACACGCGAGTCTGTGACTGTAGAAAGTAGAGGAATTTCAGAATCAAATCACATATTCCAGTCTGCACCAGAGGACATTGGTGGTTTACCTCTAGAAGAAATATTACAACTGATTGCACAAATTGAGGCAGAAGGAAAGGAAGCACCTTTACTGGCGACTTTATATGAAAGTCTGGCAAAAGCCTATGAACAAAGATATGAAAATCATCAAAATCGTCAATTAGCAATTCAAGCCTATCAAAAAGCCATTGCTTTACAAACCAAGTTGGGGTTAAAGGCTGATTTAGCTGATAGTTTGAAGAATTTGGGAAATCTTTATTTTGAACTCAAAAATGAGGTCAAATTAGCTGAGGAT
This genomic interval from Nodularia sp. LEGE 06071 contains the following:
- a CDS encoding P-loop NTPase fold protein, with product MEEKVLLEKFRQAYRSLDLFPLINYQQVEKFRVDFANHTIARLEQAVEDAPANGKLIFAGHRGCGKSTLLAKFSTQMMEQGYVVTLFSVADMIEMSDINHVNILYAITLTLLNKLQELKINISPDTEKSLREWFTTTQTETVTKDLKSEVGLGGDFFKLITAKLKNEATFREEIKKTYERKVSELAKKADEIAALIQAHTQKQVLVIIDDLDKLDLSLVEEIYKNNINSLFLPKFRIIYTIPIAVIRNNDLLATLQSVTPRVYLMAVCKFFKQGDSHKPDGVPKEELINLFLQILKKRIPEELMEPDTARQIVLKSGGVVRELVRIARECCSQCLLLIRSEPQRTDIKINDEILQLAIKDLRNDFARPLGDKLYSILVTTYNHLTPPDAKSEEFLSLLHGLSVLEYENDDLWYDVHPIVADLLKRKKLI
- a CDS encoding AAA family ATPase, which produces MNFREEFKLLLRARYPLIYIPTYEEERVETAIREEAANQGNRPVYTWDFVDGYQGNPNDAGFGKRNPLQALEFVEKLPASAPAVLILRDYHRFLDDVAIARKLRNLARLLKSQPKNLVLLSPRIAIPDDLTEVLTVVEFPLPAAPEIKTEVERLLQSTGSNSLSGKILDDLVRSCQGLSMERIRRVLARAIASHGELQPEDVDLVLEEKRQTIRQTQILDFYPATEQISDIGGLDNLKDWLLRRGGSFSDKARQYGLPHPRGLMLLGIQGTGKSLTAKAIAHHWHLPLLRLDVGRLFGGLVGESESRTRQMIQVAEALAPCVLWIDEIDKGFSGLGSKGDAGTASRVFGTFITWLAEKTSPVFVVATANDIQALPPEMLRKGRFDEIFFVGLPTQDERKAIFNVHLSRLRPHNLKGYDIERLAYETPDFSGAEIEQTLIEAMHIGFSQNRDFTNDDILEAASQIIPLARTAVEQIQQLQEWAASGRARLASKHTPLSDTFGKLR
- a CDS encoding SH3 domain-containing protein produces the protein MFFNVLKFILGFVLAIAILTGSGVAVALYFINRTFIPPAKPLFANDSPSLQAQAPEGTEVKTTSTPTPKPTPTPAPTPTPTPTDTLPPGAYRGLVTWPEGLSVRSQPSMDAERIAGVAINEELIVLEESQDKSWQKIRTQGEQEGWIKIGNIQRVEE
- the sbcC gene encoding exonuclease subunit SbcC, producing MIPVQLILKNFLSYRDATLDFRGLHTACICGSNGAGKSSLLEAITWAIWGESRAGVEDDVIHSGAKEVRVDYIFQCNQQKYRVIRTRVRGASGVLEFQIETASGFRALTGKGVRATQDVILEHIKLDYDTFINSAYLRQGRADEFMIKRPSERKEILAELLKLNQYDQLEERAKETYRQFKARAEELERSLESSQVQLQQRETTQAQKAELETELNQLQQVQAFENIQLQSLQVVQHQRQNWQQQLDFVRQQHQNLTQDGDRLQQEQSAVQSQLSDLEAILNQETEIKTGFTDYQTLQAQEEAFATKFQEYTRATALLQQKQQQLTSQIHELERQLQQVQGQLVALEQQEPEIQHTLNKSADVEAALTQLTAARRRVTDLDELQMQVSPLLQQRQNLQSQLDRVHAGLVARLEQLQATENQLQRSSQRQPQLQQAARDLGIQIEQMEKDKVYLQRVQEKGQERRHFMERLQAQQREYERLLGELEQKLQMLRTPDAICPLCERPLDEHHWNRVVDKTKDEYKDTEGQLWVFREQLAVSDREIQVLRQEYREIFQKLSPYDSLREQRGQLAAQLQSTSDADQQLQQLAAEKEHLERSLQVGDYAPDKQAELRQLEAYLQQLNYNEQDHALARSEVERWRWAEIKQGQIKDAAKRQAQIAARKPELQATISQLQTQIQQDQTDSDCAQEITQLQRQIVEIGYSSEQHNSLRVAVRQAQSWQLRYQQLLSAQQQFPQLQKRWQDLEASRSERLQERQKLVTQIESITQELAQSANPTEQINALEQQIQSRRRQLDEKIASLGRLEQLMLQLSTLQNQYEQQQQQLQSCKQEQRVYQELAQAFGKNGIQALMIENVLPQLEAETNQLLSRLSANQLHVQFITQKSGRSSKAKKKNAKLIDTLDILIADSRGTRAYETYSGGEAFRINFAIRLALAKLLAQRAGAALQLLIIDEGFGTQDAEGCDRLIASINAIACDFACILTVTHMPHLKEAFQARIEVHKTQEGSQVSLSI